In Lewinellaceae bacterium, a single window of DNA contains:
- a CDS encoding aspartate carbamoyltransferase catalytic subunit, whose amino-acid sequence MAIEQQLSTKHILGIKYLTEGDIRLIFETARSFKEVINRPIKKVPSLRDVTVANLFFEDSTRTRISFELAEKRLSADVVNFSASSSSVKKGETLLDTVNNILSMKVDMIVMRHPAPGAHHFLAQHIDAHIINAGDGTHEHPTQALLDAFSMEEKVGGLAGKKVAIFGDILHSRVALSNIFCLKKLGAQVRVCGPPTLIPKFIGKLGVEVSHNLKDSLQWCDIANVLRIQLERQDIKYFPSLREYAQYYGINKALLDQLGRPIVIMHPGPINRGVEITSDVADSEHSIILRQVENGVAVRMAVLYLLAAKR is encoded by the coding sequence ATGGCTATCGAACAACAACTCAGTACCAAACACATACTTGGGATCAAATATCTTACAGAAGGCGATATCCGCCTGATCTTTGAAACGGCCCGGAGCTTCAAGGAGGTGATCAACCGGCCGATCAAGAAAGTCCCTTCGCTGCGGGATGTCACAGTGGCCAACCTCTTTTTTGAAGATTCGACCCGCACCCGCATCTCTTTCGAACTGGCTGAAAAGCGACTTTCCGCCGACGTCGTCAATTTTTCCGCCTCTTCTTCTTCTGTAAAAAAAGGAGAAACGCTGCTCGACACGGTCAACAATATACTGTCTATGAAGGTAGACATGATCGTCATGCGGCACCCGGCTCCCGGCGCTCACCATTTCCTGGCCCAGCATATCGACGCCCACATCATCAACGCCGGCGACGGCACCCATGAGCACCCTACGCAGGCCTTGCTCGACGCTTTTTCTATGGAAGAAAAAGTAGGCGGCCTGGCCGGAAAAAAAGTGGCTATTTTCGGAGATATCCTGCATTCCCGGGTGGCGCTCAGCAATATTTTCTGCCTGAAGAAACTGGGCGCTCAGGTGCGCGTATGCGGGCCGCCGACCCTGATTCCCAAGTTTATCGGCAAGCTGGGCGTAGAGGTGTCTCACAACCTGAAAGACAGCCTGCAGTGGTGCGACATAGCCAACGTTTTGCGGATACAACTGGAACGCCAGGATATTAAATACTTCCCTTCCTTAAGGGAATATGCCCAGTATTACGGCATCAACAAGGCGCTGCTCGACCAACTGGGGCGGCCCATTGTGATCATGCATCCCGGGCCGATCAACCGGGGCGTGGAGATCACCAGCGATGTGGCCGACTCCGAGCATTCCATCATCCTGCGACAGGTAGAGAACGGCGTAGCGGTCCGAATGGCCGTTCTGTATCTTCTGGCGGCAAAACGTTAG
- the pyrR gene encoding bifunctional pyr operon transcriptional regulator/uracil phosphoribosyltransferase PyrR: MSKGKTIIGQERFALTIERLCHQLIEQHGHFEHTCIVGIQPRGVHLSNRLYRRLSDILSIGAIEYGKLDITFYRDDFRTRAKPLYASKTEMDFLVENKRVLLVDDVLYTGRTVQAALTALNHYGRPRQVELVSLVDRRFNRHLPIHSDYNGITIDALDEAYVLVEWAELGQEDKILLFANKKDAE; the protein is encoded by the coding sequence ATGAGCAAAGGAAAAACCATCATCGGGCAAGAGCGCTTTGCGCTGACCATCGAACGGCTGTGCCACCAGTTGATCGAGCAGCACGGGCATTTCGAGCATACCTGCATCGTCGGCATACAACCGAGGGGCGTTCATTTGTCCAACCGCCTCTACCGCCGCCTTTCCGATATCCTCTCCATCGGCGCCATAGAATACGGAAAACTGGATATCACCTTTTACCGCGATGATTTCAGGACGAGGGCCAAGCCGTTGTACGCCAGCAAAACGGAAATGGATTTCCTGGTGGAAAACAAGCGCGTGCTGCTGGTCGACGATGTATTGTACACCGGCCGGACGGTACAGGCGGCGCTGACGGCCCTCAACCACTACGGCAGGCCCCGGCAGGTGGAGTTGGTTTCTCTGGTCGACCGCCGTTTCAACCGCCATCTGCCCATCCATTCCGATTACAACGGCATCACCATCGATGCGCTGGATGAAGCTTATGTGCTGGTGGAATGGGCGGAACTGGGGCAGGAAGACAAAATACTGTTATTCGCCAATAAGAAAGACGCGGAATAA